In a genomic window of Mucilaginibacter sp. KACC 22063:
- a CDS encoding GumC family protein: protein MKDPNLPLDQPNNSFFKNLIFQYIRIWPFFILTVFIALFGAYLYLRYAEVEYSINATILIKDDKKNNSITDASAAIDLDIFKSSQSINNEIEVLKSKRLMQKVLSDLELQTSYYSVGAIKTRELYGKFIPVKLIISHIDSAAYAGQLKITVSDGQSFTINEDKTAYKFGQQINLQHSSFTVVAQPGLKTNTSYLVNFNDLRKLGIYYDAKLTLTPVNKDASVLAMNLTDNVPEKGQDILNKLIDDYNQEAIEDKNLLAKNTIGFIDERLKYLLSELTGVEKNVETFKRSNQITDVTTDAQVFVDQSKQYSEKATDLNIQINILGSLADYIQKDVNKYNLVPSSLGIQDPTLNGLIEKFNELQLERKRLLQNVQEQNPIILSINDQLANLRNNIRENLKNIKQGLEISKNDLDKKYGTFNSKINNVPAVERGLTDIKREQGIKETLYGFLLQKREEAAISMASTVANTRVIDRAYVDDTPVKPKRQMIYAIALLIGLGLPIVILHLKELLNTKVLAVSDVTKIVDLPILGEISHNETGETLIIKSNNRSEMAERFRLVRSNLLFALPNKTDKIILVTSSRSGEGKTFFCINLAASLALSGKKVALLEFDIRRPRVVKDLGLSGFKSGITNYLIDPKLTVNDIAKELPGAAGLHIIASGPIPPNPSELLMSERLEQLMNELRANFDYVIFDTSPVGQVADAFTLAKSADCALYLVRYNYTFKDQIAITKDIYINKKMPNLMVVMNDAKKSFGGRYGYGYGYGYGYGYGSYGMEEDQPDKNWFTRKFKSNK from the coding sequence ATGAAAGACCCGAATTTACCACTGGATCAGCCCAATAACAGCTTTTTCAAAAATCTGATTTTTCAGTATATCCGTATTTGGCCGTTCTTTATTTTAACTGTATTCATCGCACTCTTCGGCGCTTATTTATACTTAAGATATGCAGAAGTAGAATACAGCATCAATGCCACTATACTTATTAAAGACGATAAAAAGAACAATAGTATAACTGATGCATCGGCAGCTATTGACCTGGATATATTTAAGTCGTCTCAAAGTATAAATAATGAGATTGAGGTTTTAAAGAGCAAGCGTTTAATGCAAAAGGTACTAAGCGACCTTGAATTGCAAACAAGCTATTATTCGGTAGGGGCAATCAAAACGCGCGAACTTTACGGGAAATTTATCCCTGTAAAGTTAATTATCTCGCATATTGACTCGGCAGCATACGCCGGGCAGCTTAAAATTACGGTTAGTGATGGCCAAAGCTTTACCATAAATGAAGATAAGACCGCATATAAATTTGGTCAGCAAATCAATTTACAGCATTCTTCGTTTACTGTTGTTGCCCAACCGGGACTTAAAACAAATACTTCTTACCTTGTAAATTTTAACGATTTGCGTAAGCTCGGTATTTATTACGACGCTAAGCTTACACTTACACCTGTAAATAAAGATGCCAGCGTTTTGGCAATGAATCTTACAGATAATGTTCCTGAAAAGGGGCAGGATATTTTGAATAAGCTGATAGACGATTATAATCAGGAAGCTATTGAAGATAAAAACCTGCTTGCTAAGAACACGATCGGATTTATTGACGAAAGGTTAAAATATTTACTCTCAGAACTTACAGGTGTCGAAAAAAATGTCGAAACCTTTAAAAGGAGTAATCAAATTACTGATGTAACTACAGATGCCCAGGTTTTTGTAGATCAATCTAAACAATACTCTGAAAAAGCTACTGACCTGAATATTCAAATCAATATACTCGGCTCCCTTGCTGATTATATTCAAAAGGATGTTAATAAATATAATCTGGTGCCAAGTTCATTAGGCATACAAGATCCTACATTAAATGGCCTTATCGAAAAGTTTAACGAACTGCAATTAGAAAGAAAAAGGTTATTACAGAACGTTCAGGAACAAAATCCTATCATTTTATCAATCAATGATCAACTTGCCAATCTTCGTAATAACATCAGGGAAAACCTGAAAAATATTAAACAGGGGCTTGAAATATCAAAAAATGATCTGGACAAAAAATATGGTACATTCAATTCAAAAATCAATAATGTACCGGCAGTTGAACGTGGCTTAACTGATATAAAACGTGAGCAAGGAATAAAGGAAACACTTTACGGTTTCTTATTGCAGAAAAGAGAAGAAGCTGCTATCTCAATGGCATCAACAGTGGCCAATACAAGGGTAATTGACCGTGCTTATGTTGATGATACACCGGTGAAACCTAAGCGCCAGATGATATATGCAATTGCACTGTTAATTGGCCTGGGTTTACCGATAGTGATATTGCACCTGAAAGAATTGTTAAATACTAAAGTTTTAGCTGTAAGCGACGTAACTAAAATTGTAGACTTGCCAATTTTAGGGGAAATTTCGCATAATGAAACTGGTGAAACACTGATCATAAAGTCAAATAACAGATCTGAAATGGCCGAAAGGTTCAGGTTGGTAAGATCTAACTTATTGTTTGCGTTACCTAATAAAACAGATAAGATTATTTTGGTAACATCAAGCAGAAGTGGTGAAGGGAAAACATTTTTTTGTATCAATTTAGCCGCCAGCCTTGCCCTTTCAGGTAAGAAAGTAGCCTTGCTCGAATTTGATATCAGAAGGCCAAGAGTTGTAAAAGATCTTGGATTAAGTGGCTTTAAATCGGGGATTACAAATTATCTAATTGACCCTAAGCTTACGGTTAATGATATTGCCAAAGAGTTACCTGGTGCAGCCGGATTACATATTATTGCATCAGGCCCAATTCCACCTAATCCTTCAGAATTATTAATGAGCGAAAGATTAGAGCAACTGATGAATGAGCTAAGGGCAAATTTTGACTACGTTATTTTTGATACATCACCGGTTGGGCAGGTTGCAGATGCCTTTACATTAGCCAAATCTGCTGATTGTGCCTTATATCTTGTTAGATACAATTACACATTCAAAGATCAGATTGCCATTACAAAAGACATTTATATCAACAAAAAGATGCCAAATCTGATGGTGGTTATGAATGATGCTAAGAAATCATTTGGTGGCCGCTATGGTTATGGCTACGGCTATGGGTACGGCTATGGTTACGGAAGCTATGGCATGGAAGAAGATCAACCGGATAAAAACTGGTTTACAAGAAAATTTAAATCTAACAAGTGA
- a CDS encoding nucleotide sugar dehydrogenase, whose protein sequence is MIAPNSAIDIDNLKIAIIGLGYVGLPLAVEFAKKYNVIGYDINADRVSELKKGYDRTNEITENDLSGVLKENGTGNGLLCENRSEFIEDCDIYIVTVPTPVDKNNRPDLTPMLKASKAVGKVLKKGNIVIYESTVYPGVTEDECAPILAAESGLTLNVDFFLGYSPERINPGDKEHTVSKILKITSGSTPETAELVDQLYNSIIVAGTHKAPSIRVAEAAKVIENAQRDINIAFINELAKIFNKLDIDTSDVLAAAGTKWNFLNFKPGLVGGHCIGVDPYYLAQKAQEIGYHPEIILAGRRLNDGMGLYVAQEIVKLLIKKDISVRGAKVLLMGITFKENCPDVRNTKVIDIITTLREYDIEVSIYDPLADADEVRHEYGLECFSSVEPNGNFDAVVLAVAHDEFKSLDLNAYCNTNHVIYDVKGILPKHLVDGKL, encoded by the coding sequence ATGATAGCTCCAAATAGTGCAATCGATATCGATAATTTAAAAATAGCAATTATCGGATTAGGTTATGTAGGCCTGCCTTTAGCGGTAGAATTTGCCAAAAAATATAATGTAATAGGTTACGATATTAATGCCGACCGTGTAAGTGAATTAAAAAAAGGATATGATCGCACTAATGAAATAACTGAAAATGATCTATCAGGTGTTTTAAAAGAAAATGGAACAGGTAACGGTCTGCTTTGCGAAAACAGAAGTGAGTTTATAGAAGACTGTGATATTTATATTGTAACTGTCCCTACGCCTGTAGATAAAAATAACAGGCCTGATCTTACCCCAATGTTAAAGGCCAGTAAGGCTGTAGGTAAGGTTTTGAAGAAAGGGAACATTGTAATTTATGAATCTACTGTTTATCCCGGTGTTACAGAGGATGAATGTGCACCAATACTTGCTGCAGAATCGGGACTTACTTTGAATGTTGACTTTTTTCTTGGCTATTCTCCAGAACGTATTAATCCTGGTGATAAAGAACATACAGTGTCTAAAATCCTGAAAATAACTTCGGGTTCAACACCGGAAACTGCAGAGTTGGTTGACCAGTTATATAATTCAATTATAGTTGCAGGTACCCATAAAGCACCATCGATACGTGTTGCAGAGGCAGCTAAGGTAATTGAAAATGCACAGCGTGATATCAATATTGCTTTTATCAATGAGCTTGCTAAAATATTTAATAAGCTTGATATTGATACTTCTGATGTGCTGGCAGCTGCAGGTACCAAATGGAATTTCTTAAACTTTAAACCAGGTTTAGTTGGTGGTCACTGTATCGGTGTTGATCCGTATTACCTGGCACAAAAAGCGCAGGAAATAGGTTATCATCCGGAAATCATATTAGCAGGAAGAAGGCTAAATGATGGCATGGGCCTGTATGTTGCACAGGAAATTGTTAAGCTGCTGATTAAGAAAGACATTTCTGTAAGAGGCGCCAAAGTATTGCTTATGGGCATCACGTTTAAAGAAAACTGCCCGGATGTAAGAAATACCAAGGTTATTGACATTATTACAACCTTACGCGAATATGATATAGAGGTAAGCATCTATGACCCTTTGGCCGATGCTGATGAGGTTAGGCATGAGTATGGTTTAGAATGTTTTTCTTCTGTAGAACCTAATGGTAATTTTGATGCTGTAGTACTTGCTGTGGCGCATGATGAGTTTAAGTCGCTTGATTTAAATGCTTATTGCAATACTAACCATGTAATTTATGATGTTAAAGGTATATTACCAAAGCATCTGGTAGATGGTAAACTATAA
- a CDS encoding SDR family oxidoreductase, whose translation MYNTQFHTDSLADKSFLITGGAGFIGSNIVEYLLKYNAGKVRVLDNFATGSIDNLKPFLNNPAFELIEGDIRDIEKCKEAVKGIDYVSHQAALGSVPRSIADPIISNDVNISGFLNMLVASRDENVKKFVYAASSSTYGDHPDLPKVEDKIGNPLSPYAITKYVNELYASVFSKTYDFHAIGLRYFNVFGPRQNPKGAYAAVIPLFITLAQNNEPAYINGDGETSRDFTFVENAVQANIRALFTPTAQHEVVNIAFGERTTLNELWNEICKLQQIELKPTYRTERKGDVKHSLADISKASKLINYKPLVSVKQGLQIANEWYKSNFAASEN comes from the coding sequence ATGTACAACACGCAATTTCATACAGATAGTTTAGCAGATAAATCTTTTTTGATAACTGGCGGGGCTGGTTTCATTGGCTCTAACATTGTAGAATATCTATTAAAATACAATGCCGGTAAGGTAAGGGTACTTGATAATTTTGCTACAGGAAGTATCGATAATTTAAAGCCATTTTTAAATAACCCTGCATTTGAGCTGATTGAAGGCGATATAAGGGATATTGAAAAATGTAAAGAGGCTGTAAAAGGTATAGATTATGTATCGCATCAGGCCGCTTTAGGTTCAGTTCCAAGATCAATTGCTGATCCAATAATATCTAACGATGTTAATATAAGCGGATTTCTGAATATGTTGGTAGCAAGCAGAGACGAAAACGTAAAGAAATTTGTTTACGCAGCAAGTTCAAGTACATACGGAGACCATCCTGATTTACCGAAAGTCGAAGATAAGATTGGTAACCCACTGTCGCCTTATGCTATTACAAAATATGTAAATGAACTCTATGCATCTGTTTTCTCAAAAACTTATGATTTCCATGCAATAGGCCTTAGGTATTTTAACGTTTTTGGCCCAAGGCAAAATCCTAAAGGGGCTTATGCGGCTGTTATTCCATTGTTTATTACACTGGCTCAGAATAATGAGCCCGCTTATATTAATGGCGACGGCGAAACCAGCCGCGATTTCACATTTGTTGAAAATGCGGTTCAGGCAAATATAAGGGCCTTGTTTACGCCAACAGCGCAGCATGAAGTTGTGAATATTGCTTTTGGTGAGCGAACAACTTTAAACGAGCTTTGGAACGAGATATGCAAATTGCAACAAATTGAGCTGAAACCGACCTACCGTACTGAACGTAAAGGTGATGTTAAGCACAGTTTGGCTGATATTAGTAAAGCTTCAAAGCTTATCAATTACAAGCCGCTTGTTTCGGTAAAGCAGGGTTTACAAATTGCCAATGAATGGTATAAAAGTAATTTTGCTGCGAGCGAAAACTAA
- a CDS encoding O-antigen ligase family protein translates to MELLLKQILPILFFFLLLFEIEKNKSILFTLALFWSYISFGSNYSLPPYRVLYQVVQLIVILYYLAYYRFDFHYTKVGKQLLVFLLFILLSYLGNGVQLSLYLSSLINFITIYLVLSYLFKAINTTEKLEKVFTYITKLVFLTAIFTVIAFIVERTRIELTTNNPNYLAYFLGLGFCTAYTTKNKTRRLIELLTIGASIMCTSSRIILIAMTVVVVIHVLSNKRTLVLNILGGTLAVLIAIGVLNVTEMISSKRFRNIDEDASTLVRVEIIETSKKIVAANPFNGVGYNQFQNRFSNYVSATAEFLADTDKIVTHNDFLRIVDELGIPALLFMFYIIISQVIIIWKLPVYQRNVLLTLLITDILYSTSHNNLNAFVFWFFLMLPTMAYYINLKEAYVKEAE, encoded by the coding sequence GTGGAGCTATTACTTAAACAAATACTGCCCATACTGTTCTTTTTTCTGCTTTTGTTTGAGATAGAAAAGAACAAAAGTATTTTGTTTACGCTTGCGCTGTTCTGGAGCTACATATCTTTTGGCTCAAACTATTCATTGCCACCATATAGGGTATTATATCAGGTAGTACAGCTGATTGTGATCCTATATTATCTGGCTTACTACCGGTTTGATTTTCATTATACTAAGGTAGGTAAGCAGTTATTGGTTTTTTTGCTATTTATATTATTAAGCTACTTAGGTAATGGAGTTCAACTATCACTTTATCTAAGTAGCTTAATAAATTTTATAACCATATACCTTGTATTAAGCTATCTGTTTAAGGCTATAAATACTACAGAAAAGCTGGAGAAGGTCTTTACCTATATTACCAAGCTTGTTTTTCTGACAGCCATATTTACAGTTATCGCATTTATAGTTGAAAGAACACGTATCGAACTTACTACAAACAACCCTAACTATCTCGCATATTTTTTGGGTTTAGGTTTTTGCACAGCATATACCACTAAAAACAAAACCCGGCGACTAATCGAACTACTTACCATAGGTGCAAGTATCATGTGTACCAGTTCGCGTATTATATTAATAGCCATGACGGTGGTAGTAGTGATACACGTACTTAGCAATAAACGCACGCTGGTACTTAATATATTAGGAGGTACGCTTGCCGTTTTGATTGCCATTGGTGTTTTAAATGTGACGGAAATGATTAGCAGTAAGCGTTTCAGAAACATTGATGAAGATGCAAGTACGTTGGTTAGGGTAGAAATTATTGAAACATCAAAAAAGATAGTCGCTGCAAATCCGTTTAATGGGGTCGGCTATAATCAGTTTCAAAACAGATTTTCAAATTATGTTTCCGCAACAGCCGAGTTTTTGGCAGATACGGACAAAATTGTAACTCACAATGACTTCCTCCGAATAGTTGACGAACTCGGGATACCTGCTTTGTTGTTTATGTTTTATATCATCATTTCACAGGTAATCATTATCTGGAAACTACCGGTATACCAGCGTAATGTTTTACTTACGCTTTTGATAACGGATATTTTATATTCTACTTCGCACAATAACCTTAACGCTTTTGTGTTTTGGTTTTTCCTGATGCTGCCTACTATGGCTTATTATATAAATTTAAAAGAAGCGTATGTTAAAGAAGCTGAGTAG
- a CDS encoding acyltransferase has translation MSIIRRILLKLGIAELKFGKGKFSNAIVKSVFIKPENIFLGRNVFIGPQAHWDATDKITIGDGVIFAPKVTVYTRTHNFNSDDLGALPFDDKILVANVVIDDYVWIGSHVIILPGVKIGKCSVIAAGAVVTKDVPEFAVVGGNPAKIIKYRNVDKAKELMNSPVPFVYEKFGHKKTFVPRYHV, from the coding sequence ATGAGCATAATCAGAAGGATATTATTAAAATTAGGCATAGCAGAACTGAAATTTGGTAAAGGGAAATTCAGCAACGCTATTGTGAAGTCTGTTTTTATTAAACCTGAAAATATTTTTTTAGGAAGGAATGTTTTTATCGGCCCTCAAGCACACTGGGATGCTACAGATAAAATAACAATAGGCGACGGTGTGATTTTTGCCCCTAAAGTAACTGTTTATACACGTACACATAATTTTAACTCGGATGATTTAGGCGCTTTACCATTTGATGATAAAATTTTGGTCGCTAATGTTGTTATTGACGATTATGTGTGGATAGGTAGTCATGTTATTATTCTGCCCGGGGTAAAAATTGGTAAATGTTCTGTTATAGCTGCCGGAGCAGTAGTTACAAAAGATGTACCTGAGTTTGCAGTAGTAGGTGGCAACCCGGCTAAAATAATCAAGTACCGGAATGTTGATAAAGCCAAAGAATTAATGAACAGCCCTGTGCCTTTCGTTTATGAAAAATTTGGTCACAAAAAGACCTTCGTTCCACGCTACCATGTTTAA
- a CDS encoding right-handed parallel beta-helix repeat-containing protein, producing MSKRINTPIFFLIVALSASTTFKTFGSTIESKVANRSLNHVQSIGFNIQNILPKGYVKDASVDYTTYIQAALDKYSNVVFPAFPLLITDKGLSLNSNQNVTFLKGGSLVLQPSGQPNYQMIRIHDVSNVTITGMVLKGDKYTHTTKTGEWGMGVSIRGASSVQINSSTIEQCWGDGIYIAGTAKTPFSDHVVLNDITCNDNRRNAISVISVRDFKINKGLLSNTSGTPPMCGLDLEPNNNSNVLDNIQVNDLITKNNLYGISFYLSPLNGSVPKASNVTITNHQDIGSKTAVQFGSRGANISGQVVIQNASWTDNNLPVKIVNYEPGNGAKVIFKGVKVFQTQNGLKRDVGIGVFNNMRRSLQPGTLGVQIQ from the coding sequence ATGTCAAAGAGAATAAACACCCCAATTTTTTTCTTGATAGTTGCCCTTAGTGCAAGCACAACATTTAAAACTTTCGGTAGCACTATTGAAAGCAAAGTTGCTAACCGTAGCTTAAACCATGTTCAGAGTATTGGTTTCAATATCCAGAATATACTACCTAAGGGCTATGTAAAGGATGCTTCGGTTGATTATACAACGTATATACAGGCAGCTTTAGATAAGTACAGCAATGTAGTTTTTCCAGCATTTCCATTACTGATTACCGACAAAGGATTAAGTCTAAACAGCAATCAGAATGTTACCTTTTTAAAAGGCGGCAGCCTGGTGCTGCAGCCAAGCGGTCAGCCTAATTATCAAATGATCCGTATCCATGATGTATCAAATGTGACGATCACGGGCATGGTATTAAAGGGCGATAAGTATACCCATACTACAAAAACAGGCGAATGGGGCATGGGTGTGTCAATCCGTGGTGCAAGTAGTGTGCAAATTAACTCAAGCACCATTGAGCAATGCTGGGGTGACGGGATTTATATTGCCGGTACAGCTAAAACCCCGTTTTCAGACCACGTGGTGCTTAACGATATTACCTGTAATGATAACCGTCGCAATGCCATATCTGTGATCAGCGTGCGCGACTTTAAAATAAACAAAGGGTTACTGTCAAACACATCGGGTACACCACCTATGTGTGGTTTAGACCTGGAGCCAAATAATAACAGCAACGTTTTAGACAATATTCAGGTAAATGACCTGATCACAAAAAATAACCTCTACGGTATTTCATTTTACCTGAGTCCATTAAATGGTAGTGTACCCAAGGCAAGCAACGTAACCATTACCAACCATCAGGATATAGGTTCAAAAACAGCTGTACAGTTTGGTTCACGGGGCGCTAACATATCAGGTCAGGTAGTGATACAAAATGCCAGCTGGACAGACAATAATCTACCGGTAAAAATTGTAAATTACGAACCAGGCAATGGCGCCAAAGTGATATTCAAAGGCGTAAAGGTATTTCAAACACAAAATGGATTGAAAAGGGATGTTGGTATAGGTGTTTTTAATAATATGAGAAGAAGTTTGCAGCCGGGAACACTTGGTGTACAAATTCAATAA
- a CDS encoding MBOAT family O-acyltransferase — MAFVPVYILILIFTIVIDYFAGISIERFQGKRRKLILLISLIANIGVLVVFKYYNFAIENISVVLRSIGLPSKIPYLSILLPIGLSFHTFQAMSYTIEVYRGNQKAEKHFGIYALYVMFYPQLVAGPIERPQNVLHQFYEKKQFNYYHVSRGLKLMLWGLFKKVVIADRLSVYVDTVFNHVGSKEFGSPTYVLAAVLFSIQIYCDFSGYSDMALGAAEVMGFKLMKNFSRPYFAKSIREFWTRWHISLSTWFRDYVYFPLGGNRVSLNRWIFNLFVVFLLSGLWHGANWTYIVWGALHGVFMGINAILSKLKKAKTSENYDSNVFISFLKMAGVFILVSFAWVFFRANTMNDAIGVFKNILHWKSGLFLGPIQSLIYSFAGLLILIAAEAKQEFFNKRFSISQSSHTVIRWAYCIILIFMILSIGVFNGSQFIYFQF, encoded by the coding sequence ATGGCATTTGTGCCGGTATACATCCTTATCTTAATATTTACTATTGTAATTGATTACTTCGCAGGTATATCAATTGAAAGGTTTCAGGGTAAGCGGCGAAAGTTGATATTACTGATCAGCCTGATAGCCAATATTGGTGTTTTAGTAGTTTTTAAGTACTACAATTTTGCTATTGAAAATATCTCGGTTGTTTTAAGATCAATAGGCCTGCCTTCTAAAATTCCTTACTTATCCATACTGCTGCCTATCGGGTTATCATTCCATACTTTTCAGGCCATGAGTTATACCATCGAAGTCTACCGGGGTAACCAAAAGGCTGAAAAACATTTTGGCATTTATGCGCTGTATGTAATGTTCTACCCGCAATTGGTAGCTGGCCCAATTGAACGACCACAGAATGTATTGCACCAGTTTTATGAAAAAAAGCAATTCAACTACTACCATGTTTCCCGCGGTTTAAAATTAATGCTATGGGGCTTGTTTAAAAAGGTTGTAATTGCAGACCGGCTAAGTGTATATGTAGATACGGTATTTAACCATGTTGGGTCGAAGGAGTTTGGCAGCCCCACTTATGTGTTGGCAGCAGTTTTGTTTTCTATCCAGATCTACTGTGATTTTTCAGGTTATTCTGACATGGCGCTGGGTGCTGCCGAGGTAATGGGATTCAAACTCATGAAAAACTTCAGCAGGCCTTATTTTGCTAAAAGTATCCGCGAGTTTTGGACACGCTGGCACATATCATTATCAACCTGGTTCCGCGACTATGTTTACTTTCCTTTAGGCGGTAACAGGGTATCCTTAAACAGGTGGATATTTAATTTATTCGTAGTGTTTTTACTGAGTGGATTATGGCATGGTGCCAACTGGACATACATTGTATGGGGGGCATTACACGGCGTATTTATGGGGATTAATGCCATACTAAGCAAACTTAAAAAAGCCAAAACCTCTGAAAATTATGATAGTAATGTCTTTATCAGCTTTCTGAAAATGGCAGGCGTTTTCATATTAGTAAGCTTTGCATGGGTTTTCTTTAGGGCCAATACCATGAATGATGCTATCGGTGTATTTAAAAATATTCTGCACTGGAAAAGCGGATTATTTCTTGGCCCTATCCAATCATTAATTTACTCATTCGCAGGTCTGTTAATATTGATAGCAGCTGAAGCAAAGCAGGAATTTTTTAACAAGCGTTTCTCAATTTCTCAAAGCAGTCATACCGTAATCAGATGGGCATATTGTATCATCCTAATATTTATGATCTTAAGCATTGGGGTATTTAATGGTAGTCAATTTATTTATTTTCAATTTTAA
- a CDS encoding glycosyltransferase family 4 protein — MDDLGNRRLIYILNHYSKNSVQHFFHVVNLLYEIADHGVEIALVIEKCDGQPDINHPNVLVIPQQAKGALKRRTELYSILTKLCKQGYHKCFIRISTTAALTAIAVSLKQRLEVYYWHSGTVKEFNDEQPFGLKKIKNYFKSTLPFSMVKKYTTWFVTGPESMKAYYEKVHHIDGNKIKVLYNDIDINRFNTATDEEKINLKKELDIPLDRKIILFVHRLSPVRKSLFYMPYVLEKFYEQQENHVYQSILIGEGNEKPELERMVVKAGLQDKVFILGGKPNNIIQKYYQVADIFINPTYAEGFPRVLIEAMATGLPVVTTDAGGIADILGQQQQAFMVNKDNRDDFAIKLSSLAADEEMRLRLKNENLETVKRFSTPVVAQMYIDVIFNK; from the coding sequence ATGGACGATTTGGGAAACAGAAGGCTTATATACATATTAAACCATTACTCTAAAAACAGCGTACAGCATTTTTTTCATGTTGTAAACTTATTATATGAAATTGCTGATCACGGAGTCGAAATAGCCTTAGTCATTGAGAAATGCGATGGGCAGCCTGATATCAATCATCCCAATGTACTTGTAATACCCCAACAGGCAAAGGGCGCATTAAAAAGAAGAACAGAACTTTATAGCATTTTAACAAAGCTTTGTAAACAGGGATATCACAAGTGTTTTATCAGAATATCTACAACTGCGGCTTTAACAGCCATTGCTGTATCTCTAAAGCAACGTTTAGAAGTTTATTACTGGCATAGCGGAACCGTTAAAGAGTTTAATGACGAACAACCATTCGGACTTAAAAAAATTAAAAACTACTTTAAGAGCACACTACCTTTTTCAATGGTTAAAAAATATACAACCTGGTTTGTAACAGGGCCAGAGAGTATGAAAGCCTATTATGAGAAAGTTCATCATATAGACGGCAACAAAATAAAGGTGCTTTACAATGATATAGATATCAACAGATTTAACACAGCTACTGATGAAGAAAAGATTAACCTTAAAAAGGAGCTTGATATACCTTTAGATCGGAAAATCATATTGTTTGTTCATCGTTTGTCGCCGGTACGTAAGAGCTTGTTTTATATGCCATATGTGCTCGAGAAGTTTTATGAGCAGCAAGAAAACCACGTTTATCAATCCATATTGATAGGGGAAGGTAACGAAAAGCCTGAGCTTGAAAGAATGGTTGTAAAGGCTGGTTTACAGGATAAGGTGTTTATCTTAGGTGGAAAGCCTAACAACATTATTCAAAAATACTATCAGGTAGCAGATATTTTTATCAATCCCACCTATGCTGAGGGATTTCCCAGGGTACTAATTGAAGCTATGGCCACAGGGCTGCCGGTTGTTACCACCGATGCAGGTGGAATAGCTGATATTTTAGGGCAGCAGCAACAAGCCTTTATGGTTAATAAAGATAACCGGGATGATTTTGCCATAAAACTTTCTTCATTGGCTGCAGATGAGGAAATGAGATTGCGGTTAAAAAATGAAAACCTGGAAACAGTAAAGCGGTTTTCAACCCCTGTAGTTGCCCAAATGTATATTGACGTTATATTTAATAAGTAG